The following proteins are co-located in the Silene latifolia isolate original U9 population chromosome 1, ASM4854445v1, whole genome shotgun sequence genome:
- the LOC141610864 gene encoding ABC transporter D family member 2, chloroplastic: MTVFSPLNLTQIPCSFPNLLLFGLPTSARMSLHRRKSSPPFHPNSSSTFSKFKSQKWNFTVKSSSTVTETRKLPEAGTLFRRFWKVAKPYWFSEDKDQARLRLATVFALTLGTTGISVAFSYLGRDFYNALANKDQEQFMKQLLYYLGGFAGGIPIFVLRDYAKDTLSLRWRSWMTKYYMQRYLENRTFYKIQSQSTIDNPDQRIVDDLSAFTGTALAFSLTLFNAAIDLISFSNILFGIYPPLFVVLLVYSIGGTAISVLLGKGLVTLNFLQEKKEADFRYGLVRVRENAESIAFYGGEENELQMLVQRFSSAFQNLSRLLISSRNLEFFTSGYRYLIQILPAAVVAPMYFSGKIEFGVINQSVSAFNHILGDVSLIVYQFQAISAFSAVIDRLGEFDDLLDGTSSKDADSMNNVSIVHDNVESPTNLTCLDSNGSGTSQNSKKLVYLENLTLVTPEKATIIADLTLLINEKDHLLITGPSGSGKTSLLRAMAGLWTRGTGKISYYVNSSDDVEPTSAHENTVESNPCKDKSYKGIFFLPQRPYMVLGTLRQQLLYPTWAEIPPSDGAEQTGVPPFLLRQEGSGSVFEKQGKPTDEDLVKVLEDVRLGYLLSRFSLDSACEWSSVLSLGEQQRLAFARLLLAKPYLILLDESTSALDEDNETHLYGLIEAAGVTYVSIGHRRSLFSYHNKLLHIMKASPESSEQNWNIKVISPESRRSLLELGS; the protein is encoded by the exons ATGACTGTCTTCTCCCCACTTAATTTAACACAAATCCCTTGTTCATTTCCAAACTTATTATTATTTGGGTTACCCACAAGTGCAAGAATGTCTCTTCATAGAAGAAAATCCTCTCCTCCTTTTCATCCTAATTCTTCTTCTACATTTTCTAAATTCAAATCCCAGAAATGGAATTTCACTGTCAAATCGTCTTCAACTGTTACTGAAACT AGAAAATTGCCAGAGGCTGGGACGTTATTCAGGAGGTTTTGGAAAGTGGCAAAACCGTATTGGTTTTCAGAGGATAAGGATCAAGCAAGATTGAGATTAGCTACTGTTTTTGCATTGACTTTGGGAACCACTGGGATCAGTGTTGCTTTCAGTTACCTTGGCCGTGACTTTTACAACGCTCTTGCCA ATAAAGATCAAGAACAattcatgaagcaacttttgtaTTATTTAGGTGGATTTGCAGGCGGTATTCCG ATTTTTGTATTGCGAGATTATGCAAAAGATACCCTTTCTTTGAGATGGAGATCTTGGATGACAAAATATTATATGCAGCGTTATCTGGAAAACCGGACTTTTTACAAAATTCAGTCCCAGTCTACTATTGATAATCCAGATCAGCGGATTGTTGATGATTTGAGTGCATTTACAGGGACAGCTCTTGCCTTTTCTCTGACACTCTTCAATGCCGCAATTGACTTGATCTCATTCAGTAACATCTTATTTGGCATATATCCCCCACTTTTTGTCGTGCTTCTGGTGTATTCCATTGGTGGAACAGCTATTAGTGTACTTCTGGGGAAG GGGCTGGTTACTTTGAACTTCTTGCAAGAAAAGAAGGAAGCTGACTTCCGTTATGGGCTTGTACGTGTGAGGGAAAATGCTGAATCCATTGCTTTCTATGGTGGCGAGGAAAATGAACTGCAAATGCTAGTTCAAAGATTCAGCAGTGCTTTCCAAAATTTAAGT CGTTTGTTGATCTCTTCAAGGAACCTAGAATTCTTCACCAGTGGATATCGGTATCTAATTCAAATTCTTCCTGCAGCAGTTGTTGCTCCCATGTACTTCTCTGGGAAGATTGAATTTGGTGTCATTAATCAGTCTGTGTCGGCTTTTAATCACATACTTGGAGATGTTTCTCTCATTGTTTACCAATTTCAAGCTATCAGTGCATTCTCTGCTGTGATTGACCGTTTAG GTGAATTTGATGACCTTCTTGATGGAACCAGCTCTAAGGATGCTGATTCAATGAACAACGTGTCTATTGTTCATGACAATGTAGAAAGTCCAACGAATCTGACATGTTTGGATTCAAATGGATCAGGGACATCCCAAAATAGTAAAAAGTTGGTTTATTTGGAGAATTTGACTCTGGTGACTCCTGAAAAAGCTACTATTATTGCGGATTTAACATTGTTGATAAATGAAAAGGATCACTTGCTG ATCACAGGTCCAAGTGGAAGTGGGAAAACTTCTTTGTTAAGAGCAATGGCTGGTCTCTGGACTCGTGGAACAGGAAAAATTTCTTATTATGTGAACAGCTCAGATGATGTCGAGCCAACTAGTGCTCATGAAAATACTGTTGAAAGTAATCCATGCAAGGATAAAAGTTACAAGGGAATCTTTTTCCTTCCCCAAAGACCTTATATGGTGTTGGGAACTCTTCGTCAGCAGTTGCTTTATCCGACGTGGGCCGAAATTCCTCCTTCAGATGGTGCTGAACAAACAG GGGTCCCGCCTTTCCTTCTGCGTCAAGAAGGATCAGGGAGCGTGTTTGAAAAGCAAGGGAAACCCACAGATGAGGATCTAGTAAAAGTTTTGGAGGATGTTCGTCTTGGCTACTTGTTGTCTCGCTTTAGTCTTGACTCAGCATGCGAATGGTCAAGTGTTCTTTCTCTAGGCGAGCAGCAACGGCTTGCATTTGCTCGCCTGCTGTTGGCCAAACCATATTTGATTCTCCTAGATGAATCAACCAGTGCTTTGGACGAAGACAATGAG ACCCATTTATACGGTCTGATTGAAGCGGCTGGAGTTACCTACGTTAGCATCGGCCATAGGAGATCATTGTTCAGCTACCACAACAAGCTTTTACACATAATGAAGGCAAGTCCCGAGTCAAGTGAGCAGAACTGGAATATAAAGGTCATTAGTCCGGAATCAAGGAGGAGCTTGTTGGAACTTGGATCGTAG